CCTGTTCTTCTTCAAAAAAAATATCAAATGTGTTTATTACAGGAAAAGAGGTGATAGTAGGCAGCAAAGTTGGAGAAAATACTCTGCCCACAAGTCCAAAAAGGAAAATCTGCAATGAATATTTGAATTATGCCCCTGATTTGGGGCACCTCAACCATACACCGATGCGATGGATACGCATCAACATCCATTTTGTGAACAACTTGGCAGGAAACGTCAACTTTTCGGAAGACGAGGGGCGACAATTTGCCAAAGACATTGTGGAGATTTCCAATGAAAAACTACTCAAAAACGCAAAAATGAACCTACCTATTGACAACAATACGCCTATATTACCTGCTCAATATCAGTACATTTTATCGGGAATTGAAGGGGATGAAACGGACGATGGTATTTATTTTCACCAAGATGATGAACTGTTTGAGTCCAACAAAAAAGGAGGAAAACATAGCAATTATTCAAAAGAACAATACAAACAATTTGGAATTCGGAAAGAAGAGGTTATCAATATTTTTTTCTTAGAACACCATCCTGATAGCATCAAATCACCTACCTACAAGGCTTCTGGAGATGGGATAGGTTTCCCAACTTGGGTGAAAGTGATTGGTGCATACATGGTGCATCATGACAATCCAAAGATGTCGATTAGGGCAGTTGCTGATAATTTTTCGGGTGTTTTCAACCATGAGATTGGTCATTCTTTGGGTTTGGCGCATACGTGGCAAACGAATGATGGCTGTGATGATACACCCCTCAATGCCAATTGCTGGAACATTGACCGCAATAAAACGCTTTGTGATGATATGAACAAGGTGTCGAACAACATGATGGACTACAATGCTTGGCGGTCTGCAATTACTCCTTGTCAAATCGGAAAGGTGCATTACAAGCTCTCGGATGAAAATGCGATTCAACGTAAAATGTTGGTGCAGACTTGGTGTACTTACAAACCCGAAGCTACGATTCGTATCCAAACGGGTGAGCATATAATTTGGAAAAGTGCCAAAGATTTGGAGGGGGATATTGTGGTTGAAAAGGATGCGAGCTTGACCCTTCAATGTTTGCTATCCCTTCCACAATGTGCCAAAATATCGGTAAAAATTGGCGGTAAGTTGCTATTGGATGGCGCAACGATTACCAACCGTTGTGGAGAAAAATGGCAAGGAATTGAAGTAGAAAAACAAGGAAAAATAAGAGGAATTGTTGAAGTATTGTCCCCTTCAAAGGTGGAAAAAAGTCTAAAAAGGGGATTTATTTTTTGACCATTGTTAATCTGATTATTGCATTAATTTTCATTTCTTGCTTATGCTACTAACGATTTCGAGTATAAAAGAAACTTGCCTTTATGTGGCAAATTTGGAGCAAACGAAGGTTTTTTACCACGAAAAACTGGGTTTGCCCTTGATTAGCTTCGTACCTGATAGACACGTCTTTTTCAGAGCAGGCAGTTCTGTTTTGTTGTGCTTCAATCCTGATGATGCCCGTCAGAAAACAGCATTGCCTCCTCATTATGGTTCTGGCAATTTACATTTTGCTTTTGAAGTAGTGGCAGAACAGTATGAGGCGTGGAAAGAGAAAATTGCAGGTTTGGGTATTGTTATCGAACAAGAGGTAGTTTGGCGACAAGGGGTGAAATCTTTTTACTTTAGAGATCCCGACAATCATGCTGTGGAAATAGCGATGCCTGGGATTTGGGAATATTAAAAAGGAAGCAATTGGCTGAAGTCTATGCCTAAGTAGTGGTATGTGCCTGCAAACAAAACCGACCAAAAGGAGAAAGCAACAAACATATATGCATATACTTTGCTGGTGTTTTTGTAGAATGCATTGGCGACCATTGTACCTACGGGAACTGTCAAAAAGACAGGAGTAAGGAAAGCGATGCCTGCCAAACCGTAACTGTTTTTGATGCGGACCAATAAGCGATTTTTGCGGTTCATGGTGAAGGCTTTCTTTTTATTCTTAGGAGGAAAAGTCCTTTGCCTCCATGTCGAAAATGTTTTGTACAAAACACTGAACATCCAAACGCCTATCATTCCTCCACTTATAGTAAGTAATATGGAGGTTAGGAAAGGAAAATTGTAGTAAAAAACAAAGCAATAAGCGATTACAAATTTGGTGCTTGACCAAAGAAGCACAATTACAATAGGAATTACGTCACCAAACATAATGTATGTCTAAAAGATTGATTGTAAATAGAAAAAAGTAATTATTTTGTCGATAATAATTTGTTTGGGGCTTATGAATGAATAGTGTTGTTTGATTGAATAAGTAGAATCAAATATGAAGCCAAAATTACGAAAAAAGTGGCAATAAAGCACCTCTATTCAAACTCTTTATTCATAGTAATGGTACGCAGATTGCATAGATTTGTTGGTTTTAGTGCCTAATATTTCTAATCTTTATTTTTTTGGTACTTCCCGAATCAAGAAATATTCAAAAACAGCTGCTTACCGAAAACATTATGAACATTTTGTGTTTTTGATAGTCTAACCTTAGTGTCTAATACAAACACATATGAAACTACCTAAAAAAACCTTTTTGTTATTATTTGCTTTTTCCATTTTTCTGAATGAACATCACATGACGGAGAATTTGTATGCTCAGATACCGATGAAGGCAATGACCTTCAATATTCGCTACGACAATACAATGGATACACTCAATCCTTGGGAAGTTCGTAAGGGTTGGACTGGAGAATTATTGGACAAATACGATGCAGATATTGTTGGTTTACAGGAAGCATTGCATCACC
The Chitinophagales bacterium genome window above contains:
- a CDS encoding M43 family zinc metalloprotease: MYKSISISLLLIISLYACSSSKKISNVFITGKEVIVGSKVGENTLPTSPKRKICNEYLNYAPDLGHLNHTPMRWIRINIHFVNNLAGNVNFSEDEGRQFAKDIVEISNEKLLKNAKMNLPIDNNTPILPAQYQYILSGIEGDETDDGIYFHQDDELFESNKKGGKHSNYSKEQYKQFGIRKEEVINIFFLEHHPDSIKSPTYKASGDGIGFPTWVKVIGAYMVHHDNPKMSIRAVADNFSGVFNHEIGHSLGLAHTWQTNDGCDDTPLNANCWNIDRNKTLCDDMNKVSNNMMDYNAWRSAITPCQIGKVHYKLSDENAIQRKMLVQTWCTYKPEATIRIQTGEHIIWKSAKDLEGDIVVEKDASLTLQCLLSLPQCAKISVKIGGKLLLDGATITNRCGEKWQGIEVEKQGKIRGIVEVLSPSKVEKSLKRGFIF
- a CDS encoding VOC family protein, with amino-acid sequence MLLTISSIKETCLYVANLEQTKVFYHEKLGLPLISFVPDRHVFFRAGSSVLLCFNPDDARQKTALPPHYGSGNLHFAFEVVAEQYEAWKEKIAGLGIVIEQEVVWRQGVKSFYFRDPDNHAVEIAMPGIWEY